Part of the Actinomycetes bacterium genome, TCCCATTCGTCCACTCTGGCACCTTGCCGCCGGCAGTATATCGAACGGCGTGAGCACAGCGCCCTGCGCTCAGGGCTGCCGGCGGCCGCGGAAGAAGGCGCGCAGCAGCTCAGCGCTCTCCTCGCCCAGCACCCCGCGGTGGACCTCCATCCGGTGGGGCAGGCGGGGGTCGCGGACCAGGTCCCAGAGCGAGGTGACCGCGCCCGCCTTCGGGTCGTCAGCCCCGAACACCAGGCGGGCCAGGCGGGCCTGGGCCGCCGCCCCTGCGCACATCGCGCACGGCTCCAGGGTGACGACCAGCGTGCAGCCGTCGAGCCGCCAGCTCCCGAGGCCGCGCGCAGCCTCGCGCATGGCCTCCAGCTCGGCGTGGGCGGTGGGGTCGGTGGCCTCCTCCCGGCGGTTGCGACCGCGCCCGAGCAGCACGCCGTCCAGCCCCACCACCACCGCTCCGACTGGCACGTCGCCGTGCGCGGGCGCAGCCCGCGCCTCCTCGAGGGCGAGCCGCATCCAGCGCTCGTCCGAGCTGGCTCTGGTCACCGACGCTCCACCGGATCCGCTCTCCGAACGGCCGCCCGGGCGGCCCAGGGGCACGGCGTGGCGAACCGGGTGACCACGGGGACGGGCAGGACGGCGAGCGTGCTTGCCACCAGCACCCCGGTGCCGACTTGGAGGACGGCCTTCGGCCCGAACGCGTCTGCCGCTGGCCCGGCGAGCGCGTAGCCGACCGGCATCAGCGCCAGGCTGACCAGGTAGTCCAGGGAGGTCACGCGGGCGAGCAGCTTGGCCGGCACGTCGCGCTGCTGGGCGGTGACCCACAGGATGCCGAACTGCTCGACCCCAGACCCACCTGCGAGGTACCAGACCCCAACCCACCAGCGGGCGAACGGGTTGGCCAGCGCGAGCATCACGCCCACCCAGGGCCGGTCCCGCACGCGCCCAGCCCGTCCAGCGCGTCCCTGGGCGCGGACGACCGCGGCCCGCGTCCGCGGGCCGGCTCAGCGATCAGGGGCAGGGTGAGCATGCTCACCACGAAAGTGGCCGCGTCGAGGTCAGGGCGTCGCCGGGTGGCTTCACCGCTCCCACTTTGACGCTTGCCGTAGGCACGTGCCAGCCGATTCGCCCAGGAACATGCCAGCCGATTCGCCGGAGGCGGTGCCTGGCCGTGCAGCGGCCCGCACCACCCGGTAAGCTAGCCAAACGTCTTGATCCGGTCTATCGAGTCGCGGAGGATTCATGCACATGCGGTCCTTCACCCGACGACGCCTCCTGCCGATGGCGGTGGCGACGCTCGCCGCCCTCGCCGCGCCCCTGGCTGCGCCGGCCGCACCGCCTCCAGAGCTCGGGGCCCCACCGCCTGCAGCGCACGAGGCTCCACCACCTGCAGAGCGCGGAACCCTACCACCCGCAGCGCGCGGAGCCCCACCACCTGCAGAGCGCGGAGCTGGCCTGCCTGGAGCCGGCTTGCCTGAAGCGGGCCGGGCCCGGGCCGGCGGCCCGGCCGGCGTGCGCGTCTCCTTCGTGCCCTTCGCCACCGCGACCGCCCCGGTTGCGATCACCTTCTCCCCCGACGGGAGCGACCGCCTGTTCGTGGTCGAGCAGGCCGGCCGGGTCAGGGTCGTCGACCGCCGGCGCCGCCTGCTCGCCGACCCGTACCTCGACATTCGAGGCCGGGTGAGCAGCGGCGGCGAGCGCGGCCTGTTCTCCATCGCCTTCCACCCCCGCTTCAGCCGCAACGGGCGGTTCTTCGTCGCCTACACCGACGCCCAGGGCGACCTGCGCGTCTCCCGCTTCCAGGCCAGCCCGGGGAGCAACGCCGCCTCTGCCAGAACCGAGCGGGTGCTCCTCGACATCGCCCACCGCGACTTCGCCAACCACAACGGTGGCCAGCTCGCGTTCGGGCCTGACGGCTACCTCTACATCTCCACCGGGGACGGTGGTGGCGGCGGCGACCCGGACGGCAACGCGATGAACCGGACCCGGCTGCTGGGCAAGATCCTGCGCATCGACGTCGATCACGCCCAGGGCGGGCAGCCGTACGCCATCCCCCCGACCAACCCCTACGCTCGCAGCCGCAGCCTGCGTCCGGAGATCTGGCACTACGGCCTGCGCAACGCATGGCGCTTCAGCTTCGACCGCTTCGGCAGCCTCTGGATCGCCGACGTCGGCCAGAACGCCCGCGAGGAGGTGAACGTGGTCCTCCCGCGCGCCAGCAACCGCAACTTCGGCTGGGACTGCCGCGAGGGGACGCTCGACACCGTGGCGGCCTACGGCGGGGAGTACTGCGCGAGCCGGGTCCCCACCTTCACCCGGCCGCTCCACGAGTACGACCACAACGGGGGCAGGTGCAGCATCACCGGCGGGTATCGCTACCGCGGCAGCACCTACCGGCCCGTCCTCGGCGACGTGTACCTGTATGGCGACCTGTGCAGCGGGCAGGTCTGGGCCCTGGCCCACCTGCCGACCGGGCCCTGGAAGAATGCCCAGGTGGGGAGGTTCCCGGGCAACCTCACCTCCTTCGGGGAGAGCCGCTCGGGCGAGCTCTACGCCACCGATCTCGGCGGCTCCGTCCACCGAGTCACGGCCCGAAGGGCCTGAGGCGCACCCGGCTGGCACCAAAGGCTTGAGGCGCACCCGGCTGGCACCAAAAGGCCTGAAGCGCGCCCGTCACGGCAACCCGAAGGGCTTGAGGCACACTCGGCCCGGCTGGCACCATTCGGCCGGTTCGGTGCACAAGGTCACGAGAAGGTCTCGATCAGGTCGCGGAGCGCGCGAGCCCGTATCGATTCGTCCCCCCATGCGCCTCTCTACGTGAACGCCGAGAACAGACGTTACGGAAGGATGAAACCATGAGCAGGCTGCTTCGGTCCGTCAGCCCTCGCTCGCTCCGCTACCGGGGTCGGCACGCGCGCTACCGCGGCCGCCACGTGAAGCAGGGTCGCTAGAACGCACCACCGCCGACGCCCGGGCGGTCCCCCGGGTGTCGGCAGCCAGGCCGACGTTCCGGGCGGTCCCCCGGGCGTCGGCAGCCAGGCCGACGGTTCCCGGGCCGGTCCCCCGGGGGCGTCGGCAGCGGTCACCACGGCCGCGCCGGGGGCGTTGAGGAGGGGCCGCCCCGGGCGCGGCCGTGGTCGTCCCGGCCTGTCACCATCACCCGAGCCGTTTCCGAGAAGACGCCCGCCACAGACCGCGGCGGGCGTCTTGCTGTCTCGCTGTTCCCGGGCGCCCGATTCGCGGTTCACCGCTTGCCGCAGTCTCGGCCCGCGTTGATGCACCCGTTCACCAGGCGGGCCAGTGGCGCCTGCTGCCAGGTGTTCCAGAAGTCGCCGTGGATGGTTGCCAGCGAGCCCGACGACAGGGTGATCAGCCCGGTGGTCTTCCCGACCGGGTACTCCCAGCGCAGGATGACCCTGGGGAGCACGCGGGTGAACGGGGCCAGGCATCGCCCGCTCTTCGGGTAGGCGAGGTGGGCAGTGTCGTCGACGTGGGTCAGGACCCCGTCCCAGCAGTTCGGGAACCCGACGTGGAGGGTGATGATGCCAGTCCGGCAGCGCGCCGGCGGCACCGCGGCCTTGCCGCTGGTCGAGTTGTCCGAGCAGCCCCAGTAGATCTCGCGACCGACCTTGGGGTTCTCGCCCAGGGTACGGGCCGTGCTGACCCCGGCCTTGACCCGCAGGTCGGCCGGGATGACCTCGACCTTCGTGCCGGGCCGGAGGTTGGAGCGGTCGTAGTAGATCTGCTGGCGGGTGGCGGACCCGATCGGGTCGACCTTGACGCCGTTGCGGTAGACGGCCGGGGTCCAGTAGCTCGCCGTGTCGCCCGACTCTGCCCTGCACCTGGTAGCCGGCACGCCGGGCGGCCCCCCGGGCCTGACCGCGGCCGGCGACCCGACCGGGGCACCCGGCGACCCGACCGCGGCCGGCGACCCGACCGGGGCAAGCGCCGACCCGACCGCAGCACCCGGCGACCCGGCCGGGGCGGCCGGCGACGCGAAGGCACCCTGGACCACCCCCAGGAACAGCCGGTAGGCGTCGAGCGCGCCCGTCCCACTGGCCGCCTTGGACCCCGACACCACCGGTGCTGGCCGTGCGGACCCAGGAGCGCCGGTCATCGACCCGTACGTCGAGAAGGCGTTCGTGGTGGTGTTGCCGAGGAAGTCGTGCACGTGGCTCCGGCCGGGCTGGCCGGGCCGCACGATCGGGTCGTCCGGGCGCGAGTGGCTGTACCCGCACACGGCCAGGAACCTGCCGTTCGGCTTGGCGTGCGCCGACGGGACGGCGACGGGCACGACCAGGAGCACCAGGGCAACGCTGAGCAAGGCGGGAACGAACCGCCGCATAATCGCTCCTTATGGACCGGTGGGGCCGCCGTCGAGCAGCCGCACAGAAGCGGTGAAGCGGGACTGATTGAGGGGAGAGTCCGATTTTCGGCAGCATACTTCCTAGGGACCAGCCCCATCCATTCGTAGATTCGATACGTAGGGAGGGGAGCTTTAGCTACTGCAACCTACGCATCCGGGCAGCTCGACTACGCCTTGCTGGCGCCGATGACGACCGAGTCCAGCACCGAGCCCTGCCGGCAGTCGCGGTCCTGCCGCTTGATCGGCGGCCCGCAGACCGCCTCGAAGCGGATCGAGTCCTGGCGGACCTGGACGCGGCCGTGGACCAGGTGCATGGCGCGGAACGCGGTCCGCGGGTCGGTCGAGGTCCAGCCGGTCTCGAGGCTCGCCCCGCCACCGGTGACGGTGATGTGGGTGACGCCGTGGACCGGGGAGAAGCGCTCGTAGTTGTGGGAGTGGCCGTTCAGGTTCAGCTTGTACTTGGGGTGGGCCTCGCCCAGGCGGTCGAGGATCACGGCCAGGTCCTCGTCGCCGGGGTGGTGGCCGGTCGAGTACGCCGGCCGGTGCCCGTAGGTGACGATGAAGCGGATGGCCTGGTCGGCCTGGGCCTGGGCCATGACCTTGCCGGCCGCCGCCTCCCACGCGGCCCAGGCGCCACGGTACGGCTCGGGGTAGGAGATGAACCGTACCCCGCCGGCGTCGAACCAGCCCCAGTCCTCTCCACAGCAGCCGAGCGCGGGCGCCTCCGGCGACGCCGACGGGTTGGCGATGGCGAAGCGGCCCTTGTAGTTCCGCAGGTCGTCGCCATCGTCCAGTTCGTGGTTGCCCCACGCCGGCATGTAGGCGGCCTCAAGGCTCCAGGCCATGACGTCGTTGAAGTGCTGGTCCACGGCGTCCTGCCCGTGGTCGTCGCCGTAGGTGAGGTCCCCGGAGGCGATCACGAAGGCGGGCCGGTCGGCCGCGATCATCCGCTGCACCTCCGCCACGGTCGGGTAGGTGCCCGAGTCGCCGATGTCGGCTTCCACGTCGAACCGGAACGGGCCGGTGGGCGCCGTGGCGAAGGTCCCGTCCGGCTGCCCCCCGATCGAGTAGTGGTAGGTCGTGCCCGGCTCCAGCCCGTCGATCACGGCCTCCCAGAACGGCCCCGGGGAGGAGTGCGGCAACGGGTCCGGGGTCTTGCCGGTGACGGCGTTGCCGTACGCCGGGGTGCGGCCCCAGCGGAGCTCGGAGGCCGAACCGCGCCAGTTGAACGCGACCGACCGGGCCCCGGTGTAGGACCAGTGGATCTGGTCGGCCGTCCCGCTCGCTGGCCCGGTCGCCTGGGTGCCGCCTGTCCCGCCTGTCCCGCCAGACCCGCCGGCCATCGGGCCCGTCGACCCGGGGGTGCCCGGCCGGGATGCTGGCTCGGCGACCATCCACTGGACGGCCACCACGGCCGCCAGGACCAGGCCGGCGGCGAGCAGCAGGAGCAGTACACGGGACGGAGGACGGCGGGCAGGGCTGGACATGGCGGACCTCACGGATCGGGTGGATCCGATCGTACCGTGCGAACCGGTTCACCCGATCCCGCAAACGCCGTGCCGGCTCTGCGGCTGGAGCGCCCGGCACCCGGCCGGACCCTCGACGCCGCGGACAGACTGATTGGCGGCTTGGTTCGCGGGCGACCCTCCAAGACATGAGAGCAAGCAGGATCGGCTTCGTGGGCGCGGGCGCGGTGGCCACCCGCCACGCCCGGACGCTGCTCGGCTTCGACGACGTGCGGGTGGTGGCGGTGGCCGACCCGGCCCCCGAGCGGGCGCGGCTGCTGGCCGCGCAGACCGGCGCCATCGCCTACGACACCTGGGTGCCGATGCTCGAGCGGGAGCGGCTCGACGCGCTCTACGTGTGCGTCCCGCCGTTCGCCCACGGCGCACCCGAGCTGGCCGCGATCGAGGCCGGCCTGCCCTTCTTCGTGGAGAAGCCGCTCGCCATCGACCTCGACACGGCCGAGTCGATCGCCGAGCGGCTCGTCGGCACCGGCCTGGTCACCTGCGCCGGCTACCACTGGCGCTGGCTCGACACCTTCGAGCGGGCCCAGGAGCTGCTCGCAGGCAACCCGGCCCGGCTCGCCCTGTGCCACTGGCTCGACAAGGCCCCCCCGCCGGCCTGGTGGGTGCGCAAGGACGGCTCCGGCGGCCAGACCATCGAGCAGACCACCCACGTCCTCGACCTCGCCCGCGCTCTGGTCGGGGAGGTGACCGAGGTCCATGCGGCCGGCGGCCGGGTCGACCCGGCCGCGCTCCCGGGCACCGACGTCGACGAGGTCACCGCGGCGACGCTGCGGTTCGCCACCGGAGCGGTGGGCACGGTCTCCTCGACCTACCTGCTCAAGGGGCTGCACCGGGCCGGCATCCAGCTCTACGCCCAGGGGCTGGCCCTGGAGCTGTCCGAGACCGAGCTGGTGGTGGAGGACGGCGCCGGGAACCGGGCCGTGCACCCGGCCAAGGAGGACGCCAGGCCGCGGCCGGACCGCGACTTCGTCGACGCCGTGCGCGGCGGCCCCGACCGCATCCGCGTGCCCTACCAGGAGGCGCTCCGGACCCACCGGCTCGCCTGCGCCATCACCCGGTCGGCGGAGGAAGGCCGTACCGTCCCGCTGGCCGGCGACCGGGCGCATGCCTGAGCCGGCCCGCCTGGCGCAGGAGCGGGCCGAGGCGCATCCAGGCGGGCCGTGGCGGGTGGAGGCGCTCGAGATCCAGGCGCCGGGCCGTCTGGCGCTCACCAGCCACGAGGAGGCGTCCCTGGCCGACGGCCAGCTCCGGGTCGAGACCCTCTACAGCGGGCTGTCGGCTGGGACCGAGCTGACGTATTACAAGGGCACCAACCCCTACCTCCACGCGAGCTGGGATCCGGGGCTCGGGGTGTTCCGCGCCGACCAGCCGGCCCAGAGGTTCCCGATCCGCTCGTTCGGCTACATGGAGGTCGGCCGGGTCTGCGAGAGCCGGACCCGCGCGGCCGCCGTGGGCGAGGTGGTCGGCATGG contains:
- the tadA gene encoding tRNA adenosine(34) deaminase TadA, whose protein sequence is MTRASSDERWMRLALEEARAAPAHGDVPVGAVVVGLDGVLLGRGRNRREEATDPTAHAELEAMREAARGLGSWRLDGCTLVVTLEPCAMCAGAAAQARLARLVFGADDPKAGAVTSLWDLVRDPRLPHRMEVHRGVLGEESAELLRAFFRGRRQP
- a CDS encoding PQQ-dependent sugar dehydrogenase translates to MPEAGRARAGGPAGVRVSFVPFATATAPVAITFSPDGSDRLFVVEQAGRVRVVDRRRRLLADPYLDIRGRVSSGGERGLFSIAFHPRFSRNGRFFVAYTDAQGDLRVSRFQASPGSNAASARTERVLLDIAHRDFANHNGGQLAFGPDGYLYISTGDGGGGGDPDGNAMNRTRLLGKILRIDVDHAQGGQPYAIPPTNPYARSRSLRPEIWHYGLRNAWRFSFDRFGSLWIADVGQNAREEVNVVLPRASNRNFGWDCREGTLDTVAAYGGEYCASRVPTFTRPLHEYDHNGGRCSITGGYRYRGSTYRPVLGDVYLYGDLCSGQVWALAHLPTGPWKNAQVGRFPGNLTSFGESRSGELYATDLGGSVHRVTARRA
- a CDS encoding DUF1996 domain-containing protein, producing MRRFVPALLSVALVLLVVPVAVPSAHAKPNGRFLAVCGYSHSRPDDPIVRPGQPGRSHVHDFLGNTTTNAFSTYGSMTGAPGSARPAPVVSGSKAASGTGALDAYRLFLGVVQGAFASPAAPAGSPGAAVGSALAPVGSPAAVGSPGAPVGSPAAVRPGGPPGVPATRCRAESGDTASYWTPAVYRNGVKVDPIGSATRQQIYYDRSNLRPGTKVEVIPADLRVKAGVSTARTLGENPKVGREIYWGCSDNSTSGKAAVPPARCRTGIITLHVGFPNCWDGVLTHVDDTAHLAYPKSGRCLAPFTRVLPRVILRWEYPVGKTTGLITLSSGSLATIHGDFWNTWQQAPLARLVNGCINAGRDCGKR
- a CDS encoding metallophosphoesterase family protein; its protein translation is MSSPARRPPSRVLLLLLAAGLVLAAVVAVQWMVAEPASRPGTPGSTGPMAGGSGGTGGTGGTQATGPASGTADQIHWSYTGARSVAFNWRGSASELRWGRTPAYGNAVTGKTPDPLPHSSPGPFWEAVIDGLEPGTTYHYSIGGQPDGTFATAPTGPFRFDVEADIGDSGTYPTVAEVQRMIAADRPAFVIASGDLTYGDDHGQDAVDQHFNDVMAWSLEAAYMPAWGNHELDDGDDLRNYKGRFAIANPSASPEAPALGCCGEDWGWFDAGGVRFISYPEPYRGAWAAWEAAAGKVMAQAQADQAIRFIVTYGHRPAYSTGHHPGDEDLAVILDRLGEAHPKYKLNLNGHSHNYERFSPVHGVTHITVTGGGASLETGWTSTDPRTAFRAMHLVHGRVQVRQDSIRFEAVCGPPIKRQDRDCRQGSVLDSVVIGASKA
- a CDS encoding Gfo/Idh/MocA family oxidoreductase, with the translated sequence MRASRIGFVGAGAVATRHARTLLGFDDVRVVAVADPAPERARLLAAQTGAIAYDTWVPMLERERLDALYVCVPPFAHGAPELAAIEAGLPFFVEKPLAIDLDTAESIAERLVGTGLVTCAGYHWRWLDTFERAQELLAGNPARLALCHWLDKAPPPAWWVRKDGSGGQTIEQTTHVLDLARALVGEVTEVHAAGGRVDPAALPGTDVDEVTAATLRFATGAVGTVSSTYLLKGLHRAGIQLYAQGLALELSETELVVEDGAGNRAVHPAKEDARPRPDRDFVDAVRGGPDRIRVPYQEALRTHRLACAITRSAEEGRTVPLAGDRAHA